In Desulfosediminicola ganghwensis, a single window of DNA contains:
- a CDS encoding M48 family metallopeptidase, whose amino-acid sequence MKFTPKEIEENVNVSKTHPLVEFFWLAGGLLLVVGIVFLTLGLLTDLAVSRTSPKIENWLGTHLSFDMKGEANPALQRRFDDLLTTLPEDSPLREYEFTIDLVDSDIVNAFAIPGGKIAVYRGLVDRVESENELAMVLYHELGHFAHRDHLRGLGRGLGLAVGSALLFGNDSGAADLVAKTLLSFQANYTQDQESAADGFALEQLANHYGHVGGATVFFDRLAKENSNKTSHLKYLLASHPHPRDRIDAINNLIKENGYPVEATTQLAKGILLKENFQ is encoded by the coding sequence ATGAAATTCACGCCAAAAGAAATAGAAGAAAACGTCAACGTTTCCAAAACCCACCCGCTGGTTGAGTTTTTCTGGCTGGCCGGCGGGCTGCTGCTTGTGGTGGGGATTGTCTTCCTTACCCTCGGCCTCCTCACCGACCTGGCCGTGTCCCGTACTTCACCCAAAATTGAGAACTGGCTTGGTACACATCTGTCCTTCGATATGAAAGGCGAGGCTAATCCCGCTCTGCAACGAAGGTTCGATGACTTGCTCACCACCTTGCCCGAAGATTCACCGTTACGGGAATATGAATTCACTATTGATCTGGTCGACAGCGATATCGTCAACGCCTTTGCCATTCCCGGCGGCAAAATCGCTGTTTATCGAGGGCTTGTCGACCGCGTGGAATCTGAAAACGAATTGGCTATGGTGCTCTATCACGAGCTTGGGCACTTTGCACATCGTGACCATCTTCGCGGCCTGGGACGCGGACTCGGTCTGGCTGTAGGCTCCGCCCTGCTCTTCGGCAATGACAGCGGCGCCGCCGATCTGGTGGCAAAAACCCTGCTCAGCTTCCAGGCCAACTACACCCAGGATCAGGAAAGCGCCGCCGACGGCTTTGCCCTTGAACAACTGGCCAATCATTATGGTCATGTGGGCGGCGCAACCGTTTTTTTCGACCGACTAGCCAAAGAAAATTCCAACAAAACCAGTCATCTTAAATACCTTCTCGCCTCGCACCCGCATCCTCGGGACAGGATAGATGCCATAAACAATCTGATAAAAGAAAACGGTTATCCTGTTGAAGCAACGACTCAACTGGCCAAAGGCATCCTCTTAAAAGAAAACTTTCAATGA
- a CDS encoding YbjQ family protein yields the protein MEILLQHADLVLFFILLCLGYGVGSWAERRHYTSITKREKEFAHLPVVTGRESYIIGEAEKSTLVTGSVVVSIDYFKRLLAILRNIFGGNVKSYESLIDRARREAILRMKEKAKEKGADIIINLRLETSAIGQSANKKRQVGSVEAVAYGTAVSLIKQ from the coding sequence ATGGAAATCCTGTTACAACATGCTGATTTGGTACTTTTCTTCATTCTGCTGTGCCTCGGTTACGGTGTGGGAAGTTGGGCCGAGAGACGCCACTACACATCTATCACCAAACGTGAAAAAGAATTCGCACATCTGCCTGTGGTAACCGGCAGGGAAAGTTATATTATAGGGGAAGCTGAAAAGAGTACGTTGGTAACGGGATCGGTTGTGGTCTCAATCGACTACTTCAAAAGACTTCTGGCCATCCTGCGTAATATATTCGGGGGTAATGTCAAATCATACGAGTCCCTTATCGATCGGGCACGTAGAGAAGCAATCCTGCGCATGAAAGAAAAGGCGAAAGAAAAGGGCGCCGATATCATTATCAACTTGCGCCTTGAGACATCAGCCATCGGGCAGAGTGCCAATAAAAAACGACAGGTTGGCAGCGTTGAGGCGGTCGCCTATGGCACTGCCGTTTCGTTAATCAAGCAATGA